In Arthrobacter citreus, a single genomic region encodes these proteins:
- a CDS encoding response regulator transcription factor: MNILVAEDDLKLGELISYMLKKKAGYKVDWVTEGEEAFYYATNTHYDVLILDWMMPGGTGIEICRRLRKDGYSGAILILTAKDALEDRIVGLDSGADDYLVKPFEIDELLARLRALSRRNYAPILEEEILISDMILNRTSQSIRGGQMDIQLSPREFQLFDFMLQNKGQVLPREIILERVWGYDSDVAMKTIDATVKLLRKKLDLLGKQELLQSIRGVGYKCDY; encoded by the coding sequence ATGAATATACTAGTGGCTGAGGATGATTTAAAACTTGGTGAGCTAATCAGTTATATGTTAAAGAAAAAAGCGGGATATAAAGTTGATTGGGTAACTGAAGGTGAAGAGGCCTTCTATTATGCAACGAACACACACTATGATGTATTAATATTAGACTGGATGATGCCAGGTGGAACCGGAATAGAAATATGTCGTCGTTTACGTAAGGATGGTTATTCAGGTGCGATTTTAATCCTTACAGCTAAAGATGCATTAGAAGACCGGATTGTTGGATTGGACTCAGGAGCCGATGACTATTTAGTAAAGCCTTTTGAAATCGATGAACTTTTAGCTAGGTTACGAGCACTTTCTAGACGAAACTATGCCCCAATATTAGAGGAAGAAATTCTAATTAGTGATATGATTTTAAATCGGACAAGCCAATCTATTAGAGGTGGACAGATGGATATTCAATTAAGTCCACGTGAATTTCAATTATTTGACTTTATGTTACAAAATAAAGGGCAAGTATTACCTCGAGAAATCATTTTGGAGCGCGTTTGGGGATATGATTCAGATGTTGCGATGAAGACGATTGATGCAACTGTTAAACTACTTCGAAAGAAATTAGATTTGCTTGGTAAACAAGAATTGCTACAAAGTATTAGAGGGGTAGGATATAAATGTGATTACTAA
- a CDS encoding sensor histidine kinase — MLFLSIFIIVVFAVLYVVIMNDQRRTVESLASQEAKIIENYMIQNQQGNLQDQNQEIVLAGVDQFFYYVVKPSGELIMGQEDIPQLRSKLLLQIKDWFPKKSETRKVKIKIEHEEFEKDIRKFHDHDELRVPLNRKDISLMIAGEPLFYKGNFIGTIYVGKDISDVYHLFKWVIVILIALTIIFFGVALYISNLMSKKAMIPIFKSFNRQREFVADASHELRTPLSVLLSSIDAMEMTIDTEEDDFSRKLLFSMKDEVKRMTSLVGGLLTLARSDTDQIELKLEKIEFRAIAEKAIISLQPLAASKKINLTLTAPEIVKAKGDPEKLSQLLYILIDNGIKYTPDGGEVQLILSNKENELRIQVADSGIGIKKEDHTRIFDRFYRSDKSRSRKIGSHGLGLAIAKWIVEIHNGTIQVNSEIGKGSTFTIQIPISNITNKRT; from the coding sequence ATGCTTTTTCTAAGTATATTCATTATTGTAGTCTTTGCGGTGTTATACGTTGTCATAATGAATGATCAAAGGCGCACAGTTGAATCGTTGGCTAGTCAAGAAGCAAAAATAATTGAAAATTATATGATTCAAAATCAACAAGGGAACCTGCAAGACCAAAATCAAGAAATCGTGTTGGCAGGAGTAGATCAGTTTTTTTATTATGTAGTTAAACCAAGTGGCGAATTAATAATGGGACAAGAGGACATACCTCAATTAAGGTCAAAACTGTTACTTCAAATTAAGGATTGGTTCCCTAAAAAGAGTGAGACCCGAAAGGTGAAAATCAAAATAGAGCACGAAGAGTTTGAAAAAGATATTAGAAAGTTTCATGATCATGATGAGTTGCGTGTTCCATTAAACCGAAAAGACATCAGTCTAATGATTGCTGGTGAGCCATTATTTTATAAAGGAAATTTCATCGGTACAATATACGTTGGTAAAGATATTTCAGATGTGTATCATTTATTTAAATGGGTTATTGTCATCCTTATTGCCTTAACAATTATATTTTTTGGTGTTGCACTATATATAAGTAACTTAATGTCAAAAAAGGCGATGATACCTATTTTTAAATCTTTTAATCGACAACGAGAATTCGTAGCAGATGCTTCACATGAGCTACGAACACCATTAAGCGTTTTACTCTCATCAATTGATGCAATGGAAATGACGATTGATACAGAGGAAGACGATTTTTCAAGAAAGCTTTTATTTAGTATGAAAGATGAAGTTAAACGAATGACAAGTTTAGTCGGCGGTTTATTAACTTTAGCTCGTTCAGACACGGACCAAATTGAACTAAAATTAGAGAAAATTGAGTTTCGTGCAATTGCAGAAAAGGCGATTATTTCATTACAACCGTTAGCAGCATCAAAAAAGATTAATCTAACCTTAACTGCTCCGGAAATTGTAAAAGCTAAAGGTGATCCTGAAAAACTATCCCAACTTTTATATATACTAATTGATAACGGGATTAAGTATACTCCGGATGGAGGAGAGGTTCAGCTAATTCTTTCGAACAAAGAAAATGAGTTAAGGATACAAGTTGCAGATTCGGGTATCGGCATTAAAAAAGAAGATCATACACGTATATTCGATCGCTTTTATCGATCTGATAAATCAAGGTCCAGAAAAATTGGAAGTCACGGATTAGGCTTGGCGATTGCAAAATGGATTGTAGAAATTCATAATGGAACTATTCAAGTAAATAGTGAAATTGGAAAGGGAAGTACGTTTACTATACAAATTCCAATTTCTAATATTACTAATAAAAGAA